One window of the Anomaloglossus baeobatrachus isolate aAnoBae1 chromosome 12, aAnoBae1.hap1, whole genome shotgun sequence genome contains the following:
- the NHLH1 gene encoding helix-loop-helix protein 1: MMLNSEQTEIPAHSETESVFSDCGGGGGLNDAGGISLCGETRICEASDAVKRELQHLSREERRRRRRATAKYRTAHATRERIRVEAFNLAFAELRKLLPTLPPDKKLSKIEILRLAICYISYLNHVLDV; encoded by the coding sequence ATGATGTTAAACTCCGAACAAACAGAAATCCCCGCTCATTCAGAGACTGAGTCCGTGTTTAGTGATTGTGGAGGTGGAGGGGGACTAAATGATGCGGGAGGGATCAGTTTATGTGGAGAAACGCGGATTTGCGAAGCGAGTGATGCGGTAAAACGAGAGCTTCAGCACTTAagtagagaagagaggagaagaaggagaagggcgACGGCCAAATACCGCACAGCACATGCTACACGGGAACGCATACGGGTGGAAGCATTCAATTTGGCCTTTGCAGAGTTGAGAAAGCTTCTGCCAACTCTTCCCCCAGACAAGAAACTTTCCAAAATTGAGATCCTACGACTAGCTATCTGCTACATCTCTTATCTCAACCATGTTTTAGATGTGTAA